The segment TTTTCGTTTTACAGATTAAATGAAAGCGTTACAATTTTGATGAAAGCAGGAATTTGTAAAAAATACTGCTGATAATAGGTAAAGCATATAAAAATCGTTGCATTTATACATAAATTGTCATTCGGAGATTTTGAGTTGTTTTTTTCTTTTTGGTTTTCAGATCATCTCCAATTTGATAAAATAACTTTGCATGCGATTTTTGTGTGTCAAAAAAATACAGAGAGGAAGAGAAAGATGGAAAATACGAAGAAAAAGTTTCAAATGCCTTCCGCGTATACGGTCTTATTCATTATCATTGCAGTTATCGCGGTATTTACTTGGTTCATTCCAGCTGGGCACTACAGTGTAGATGATGCAGGCAACATTATCGCTGGCTCTTACGAACAAGTAGAATCTAATCCACAAGGGATCTATGATATTTTGATGGCACCAGTCAATGGTATGCTGGGGGTAGATGCTGGAGAATACACCAAAGCGACTCCTGCGGCTATTCAAGTTTCATTCTTTATTTTGATCGTTGGCGGATTTTTGGGGATCATCAATAAAACTGGCGCTTTGGATGCCGGGATCGCCACTGTCGTAAAACGATTCAAAGGCAAAGAAAAAATGCTGATTCCTGTTTTGATGATTTTGTTCGCGTTAGGCGGATCAACTTATGGGATGGCGGAAGAAACGATTCCGTTTTATGCTTTATTAATCCCAGTAATGATGGCGATCGGTCTTGATACGGTAGTCGCTGTGGCGATCGTATTAGTCGGCTCGCAAGTAGGATGTTTGGCTTCAACAGTGAACCCGTTCGCAACAGGGGTAGCTTCTGATGCAGTAGGGATCTCAATGGGTGAAGGGATCGGATTACGTTTTATCATGTTTGTTGTTTTAGTAGCGATCTCTATCGTATATGTTTATCGTTACGCCTCGAAGATCGAAAAAGATCCGACCAAATCGCTTGTTTACGATCGACGTCAAGAAGATATCAAACACTTTGATATCGAAGCGATCGCTAATCAAGAAACGATGACTAAAAAACAAAGAAATGTAATGATTTTGTTCTTCATCACATTTATTTTGATGATCATCAGCTTGATTCCTTGGACAATGTTGAATGACCACTTCACATTCTTTGAAAACCTAACAAGCTGGATCACCGGTTTACCTGTGATCGGAATGGTTTT is part of the Enterococcus mediterraneensis genome and harbors:
- a CDS encoding YfcC family protein, with the protein product MENTKKKFQMPSAYTVLFIIIAVIAVFTWFIPAGHYSVDDAGNIIAGSYEQVESNPQGIYDILMAPVNGMLGVDAGEYTKATPAAIQVSFFILIVGGFLGIINKTGALDAGIATVVKRFKGKEKMLIPVLMILFALGGSTYGMAEETIPFYALLIPVMMAIGLDTVVAVAIVLVGSQVGCLASTVNPFATGVASDAVGISMGEGIGLRFIMFVVLVAISIVYVYRYASKIEKDPTKSLVYDRRQEDIKHFDIEAIANQETMTKKQRNVMILFFITFILMIISLIPWTMLNDHFTFFENLTSWITGLPVIGMVLGKDMLPFGDWYFPEITMLFLLMAILTAVIYGMKESTFISEFMAGASDLLGVAIVVAVARGIQVIMNQGLITDTILHWGEQGLSGLNSGVFIVLTFIFYIPMSFLIPSTSGLASATMGIMGPMGEFAGVGRDLVITAYQSASGLVNLITPTSAIVMGALAIARFDIGTWFKFMGKLIAILFVAICVILAVAALL